One region of Purpureocillium takamizusanense chromosome 4, complete sequence genomic DNA includes:
- a CDS encoding uncharacterized protein (COG:S~SECRETED:SignalP(1-19~SECRETED:cutsite=VVA-SS~SECRETED:prob=0.5712)~EggNog:ENOG503NU2H) yields the protein MRCLASILTAGLAASGVVASSWFPGSKAVYNKWHETELERWLSDHDVPYPTPADRKDLESLVEKNWNDLIIEPYSKWDTAQLSSYLKARGKDAKSDADDAKDSLISQVKANWYETEDATQNGWANVKDWILDTWTESQLKSFCDKHGIPVPQPRHRDTVLQKARSAYETAAKKAGETASYPGNWLYATWSESDLKSWLDTHGFPAPQPSTRDKLIASVRRNSRLAYLNAQRQAASATASAQAAYATLTDMIIDAWSESQLKEFADKNGIPVPQGTRINELRALLRKHRAEFLGDTINASAKSAFGAATSNARNEYAKATDSASLAAQDAFNQAIGLWSESRLKAYLDARGIPVPQRSNTDELRALVRKHSHKASSGWTAWTFDDFSRKNLQEYLSKHGDKAAKAAARKKDASRDELVKAAQSAYSSASTAGGATYASATSYLSSATAAAKGDAFDSWSHSDLKAYLDSYGVPVPQGSKIDELKALARRQSTYFKHGTSSPGGTIFAKIEETAREGWNWISHQLNLGSQAAQKKAAEAEAAAKARAKEAREEL from the exons ATGCGgtgcctcgcctccatcTTGACGGCAGGCCTAGCTGCCTCTGGtgtcgtcgccagcagctGGTTCCCGGGATCCAAGGCTG TCTACAACAAGTGGCATGAGACGGAACTTGAGCGCTGGCTGTCCGACCATGACGTTCCCTACCCGACACCAGCTGACCGCAAGGACCTGGAGTCGCTTGTCGAGAAGAACTGGAACGATCTCATCATTGAGCCGTACAGCAAATGGGACACTGCCCAGCTCAGCTCCTACCTCAAGGCTCGGGGCAAGGATGCAAAatccgacgccgacgacgcaaAGGACAGCCTCATCTCTCAGGTCAAGGCGAACTGGTACGAGACCGAGGATGCCACTCAGAATGGCTGGGCCAATGTCAAGGACTGGATCCTCGACACGTGGACCGAGAGCCAGCTCAAGTCGTTTTGCGACAAGCATGGCATTCCGG TCCCTCAGCCGCGACACCGTGACACCGTCCTCCAGAAGGCTCGGTCGGCCtacgagacggcggcgaagaaggctGGCGAAACTGCCTCCTATCCTGGCAATTGGCTCTACGCCACCTGGTCCGAATCTGACCTCAAGTCTTGGTTGGACACGCATGGATTCCCAGCCCCCCAGCCATCGACTCGCGACAAGCTCATTGCTTCGGTCCGCCGTAACTCTAGGCTGGCGTATCTGAACGCCCAGAGACAGGCTGCTagcgccaccgccagcgcccaaGCCGCATATGCTACGCTTACCGACATGATCATTGATGCTTGGAGCGAGTCTCAGCTCAAAGAATTTGCCGACAAGAACGGCATTCCGGTTCCCCAAGGCACCCGGATCAATGAGCTCCGCGCCCTTCTCCGCAAGCACCGTGCCGAGTTCCTCGGAGACACCATCAACGCCAGTGCCAAGTCGGCCTTTGGTGCCGCCACGTCCAACGCGCGCAACGAATACGCCAAGGCCACTGATAGCGCCTCGCTGGCGGCACAGGATGCCTTCAACCAGGCTATTGGCCTCTGGTCGGAGAGCAGACTCAAGGCATACCTGGATGCCCGAGGCATCCCCGTGCCACAACGGTCGAACACGGACGAGCTCCGTGCACTCGTGCGAAAGCACTCTCACAAGGCGTCGTCAGGCTGGACGGCTTGGACCTTTGATGACTTTTCCCGCAAAAATCTCCAGGAGTATCTGTCCAAGCATGgcgacaaggcggccaaggctgCTGCGAGGAAGAAGGATGCGTcccgcgacgagcttgtcAAGGCCGCTCAGTCAGCCTACTCGTCGGCATCTACTGCCGGCGGTGCGACGTACGCCTCGGCGACCAGCTATCTCTCGTCAGctactgccgccgccaaaggcgaCGCTTTTGACTCGTGGTCGCACTCGGATCTCAAGGCGTACCTCGACAGCTACGGTGTGCCCGTACCACAGGGGTCCAAGATagacgagctcaaggccctgGCACGTAGGCAATCGACGTACTTCAAGCACGGGACATCGTCCCCTGGCGGTACTATTTTTGCTAAGATTGAAGAGACGGCGAGAGAGGGCTGGAACTGGATCTCTCATCAGCTGAATCTAGGCAGCCAAGCTGCCCAGAAAaaggctgccgaggccgaggctgcggccaaggccagggCCAAGGAGGCTAGAGAGGAGCTGTGA
- the RPT5 gene encoding 26S proteasome regulatory subunit 6A (COG:O~EggNog:ENOG503NV1G), whose amino-acid sequence MSTLEELDDLDRRDKDDRKRDGGREDDQNNGKDGDEVMKDKDEDDILDDEIRGLSTQDIQTRKRLLENDSRIMKSELSRLSHEKAAMGEKIKDNVDKIANNRQLPYLVGNVVELLDLDPTAESSEEGANIDLDATRVGKSAVIKTSTRQTIFLPLIGLVDSDKLKPGDLIGVNKDSYLILDTLPAEYDSRVKAMEVDEKPTEQYTDVGGLDKQIEELVEAIVWPMKEADRFKKIGIKAPKGALMYGPPGTGKTLLARACAAQTDATFLKLAGPQLVQMFIGDGAKLVRDCFALAKEKAPAIIFIDELDAVGTKRFDSEKSGDREVQRTMLELLNQLDGFASDDRIKVLAATNRVDVLDPALLRSGRLDRKIEFPLPNEEARAQILKIHSRKMKVDPGVNWGELARSTDEFGGAMLKAVCVEAGMIALRSGKNKIGHEHYVDAIAEVQAKKKDTVNFYA is encoded by the exons ATGTCGACACTCGAGGAGCTTGACGATCTCGACCGCCGGGACAAAGACGATCGCAagcgagacggcggccgggaaGACGACCAGAACAATGGCAaagatggcgatgaggtcatgaaggacaaggacgaggatgatATCCTCGATGACGAGATTCGAGGCCTCAGCACCCAAGACATCCAAACGCGGAAGCGACTACTCGAAAATGATTCACGGATCATGAAGAGCGAGCTATCTCGGCTATCACACGAGAAGGCAGCCATGGGTGAAAAGATCAAGGACAACGTGGACAAGATTGCCAACAACAG GCAACTGCCCTACCTCGTCGGAaacgtcgtcgagctgcttgaCCTAGACCCTACTGCTGAATCATCCGAGGAGGGTGCCAACATCGACTTGGATGCTACGAGGGTGGGCAAGTCGGCCGTCATCAAGACCTCGACCCGGCAAACCATCTTCCTCCCGCTCATCGGCCTTGTGGATTCGGATAAATTGAAACCCGGCGATCTTATCGGCGTCAACAAGGATTCGTACCTCATTCTCGACACGCTTCCTGCCGAGTACGATAGTAGGGTCAAGGCTATGGAGGTGGACGAAAAGCCGACGGAGCAGTACACTGATGTGGGAGGATTGGATAAGCAGATTGAAGAATTAGTTGAGGCTATCGTGTGGCCCATGAAAGAAGCTGACCGGTTTAAGAAGATTGGCATCAAGGCACCCAAGG GCGCGTTGATGTACGGACCTCCTGGTACAGGCAAGACGCTGTTGGCTAGAGCTTGTGCGGCCCAGACGGATGCGACGTTCCTAAAGCTGGCCGGACCTCAGCTTGTTCAAATGTTCATCGGTGACGGCGCGAAACTGGTCCGCGACTGTTTTGCACTTGCAAAGGAGAAGGCGCCagccatcatcttcatcgacgagctggacgcggTAGGCACCAAGCGATTTGATAGCGAAAAGAGCGGCGATCGAGAAGTGCAGCGCACCATGTTGGAGCTTCTTAACCAGCTAGATGGCTTCGCGTCGGACGACCGGATCAAGGTGTTGGCAGCGACGAACAGGGTTGACGTGCTGGACCCGGCCCTTCTGCGTTCTGGGCGATTGGATCGTAAGATCGAGTTCCCGCTGCCAAATGAGGAGGCGCGCGCACAGATTCTCAAGATTCACTCGCGCAAGATGAAGGTCGACCCGGGGGTCAACTGGGGAGAACTGGCGCGCAGCACAGACGAATTCGGCGGAGCCATGCTCAAGGCGGTAtgcgtcgaggcgggcatgATTGCGCTGCGGTCTGGCAAGAACAAGATTGGACACGAGCACTACGTGGACGCAATTGCCGAAGTacaggccaagaagaaggac ACTGTCAACTTTTACGCATGA
- a CDS encoding uncharacterized protein (COG:J~EggNog:ENOG503NYM1), with protein sequence MVRGLGHSAGPCLRQLARKRTATIRSSWAACASRGFCTGTGLSTQVASASSTHAGLQPVDYAPATKPPSARPIDTRKSQLIRTYTSLLRTTPLVLFFQHSNLTAVEWAAVRRELKKALAAVPTPVAMDGTVSMDLSPRVQLQVLRTNMFDVALKIVEFYDPTAAAASALTARTERGPLVHDLSRAAYETLRKTEIPIDSMYAQIEPLMVGPLASLVMPAVSPAHLAAALSVLAPIPGKFPAPTRKKNPGYHDPTCQNGLAKLLLIGGRIEGKVFDQAGVTRVGGIEGGMDGLRAQLVALLQGAGLGITNALEGGSRNLWLTLEGRKSQLEDVPKS encoded by the coding sequence ATGGTACGAGGACTAGGTCATTCCGCAGGGCCTTGCTTAAGGCAGCTGGCTCGCAAGCGGACGGCAACAATCAGAAGCTCCTGGGCCGCTTGTGCCTCTCGAGGGTTCTGTACGGGCACTGGTTTATCAACACAGGTGGCTTCGGCTTCTTCGACACATGCGGGACTGCAGCCTGTCGACTACGCACCGGCCACAAAGCCACCGAGCGCGAGACCAATCGATACCAGGAAGAGCCAACTTATTCGGACGTACACGTCGCTATTACGAACGACGCCCCTTGTTCTGTTCTTCCAGCATAGCAACTTGACGGCGGTGGaatgggcggcggtgaggcGTGAGCTCAAAAAGGCCTTGGCCGCTGTCCCAACCCCTGTCGCTATGGACGGGACGGTGTCGATGGACCTCTCTCCACGAGTTCAACTCCAGGTTTTGCGCACCAACATGTTCGATGTGGCTTTGAAGATCGTCGAATTCTACGAcccaacagcggcagcggcgtcggccctCACGGCGCGAACAGAGCGTGGCCCGCTCGTGCACGACTTGTCGCGAGCGGCGTACGAGACACTCCGTAAAACCGAGATCCCCATCGATTCTATGTACGCGCAAATCGAGCCGCTCATGGTTGGTCCGTTGGCCTCTCTCGTGATGCCAGCCGTCTCCCCAGCCCATCTGGCTGCTGCGTTGAGCGTCCTTGCACCGATTCCGGGCAAGTttccggcgccgacgagaaaGAAGAACCCGGGCTACCACGATCCGACCTGTCAAAACGGCTTGGCTAAGCTGCTACTCATTGGTGGGCGGATAGAAGGCAAGGTTTTTGACCAGGCTGGCGTCACTCGGGTGGGCGGCATTGAGGGCGGCATGGATGGGCTGCGCGCTCAACTTGTTGCTCTCCTCCAGGGCGCGGGTTTGGGTATCACGAATGCTCTGgaaggcggcagcaggaATTTGTGGCTGACCCTGGAAGGGCGCAAGAGCCAGCTGGAGGATGTGCCAAAATCATGA
- a CDS encoding uncharacterized protein (TransMembrane:3 (o115-131i143-161o167-185i)~EggNog:ENOG503P5F4) has translation MDFAPYQSSPPEHSRVASPEFAGNATSPRPSHDAGGRRPYSPSAAFNARSPPPLQHPQPQRAWGGDLDDQTQAGSWIGGGGGGNGGAAMPGAYPAAEISEFDTSLGLRLDYEACLAYLALPPLGAILLLILERKSDYVRFHAWQAALLFTAIMVFHLIFSWSSFLSWLFFVCDMALIAFLTLRAYRDAEILDRFEVPLFGSIASRFLDDE, from the exons ATGGACTTCGCGCCCTACCAGTCGTCGCCTCCAGAGCACTCGCGCGTGGCATCGCCCGAGTTCGCCGGCAATGCCACATCCCCTCGACCGTCGCACGATGCCGGAGGCCGGCGACCATACTCGCCCTCTGCCGCCTTCAACGCGAGGAGTCCCCCGCCTCTTCAGCacccgcagccgcagcgcgcATGGGGTGGCGACCTTGACGACCAGACACAGGCTGGCTCTtggatcggcggcggcggcggcggtaacggcggtgccgccatGCCGGGTGCGTATCCCGCCGCCGAAATCAGCGAGTTTGATACCAGCCTCGGCCTGAGACTCGATTACGAGGCCTGCCTTGCGTATCTCGCCCTGCCacccctcggcgccatcttACTGCTTATCCTAGAACGCAAGAGTGATTATGTTCG ATTCCACGCCTGGCAAGCAGCCCTGCTCTTTACCGCGATCATGGTTTTTCACCTCATCTTCTCCTGGTCCTCGTTTCTAAGCTGGCTCTTCTTTGTTTGCGACATGGCTCTCATCGCCTTCCTCACGTTGAGAGCGTATCGGGACGCCGAGATCCTGGACAG GTTCGAGGTCCCGTTGTTTGGCAGCATAGCAAGCCGCTTCCTGGATGACGAGTAG